From the Lolium rigidum isolate FL_2022 chromosome 2, APGP_CSIRO_Lrig_0.1, whole genome shotgun sequence genome, one window contains:
- the LOC124690728 gene encoding cysteine proteinase inhibitor 8-like produces the protein MTRMSTLFFLLVAGAAVLHAAAALDATVPDAAAAAAPSAALDGKWKPITNITDPHVQDLGRWAVVKHTWVYNDGLRFSKVVSGEMQIVDFGINYRLDVDALRMNDAHAMYKVEMFEQDSPTVTTRKLGSLVPAK, from the coding sequence ATGACGAGGATGAGCACCCTATTCTTTCTCCTCGTCGCCGGCGCAGCCGTCCTTCATGCTGCTGCCGCGCTCGATGCAACCGTCCCtgacgccgctgctgctgccgcgccCAGTGCAGCGCTTGACGGGAAGTGGAAACCGATCACCAACATCACCGACCCGCACGTCCAGGACCTCGGCCGGTGGGCTGTGGTGAAGCACACGTGGGTGTACAACGACGGGCTCAGGTTCAGCAAGGTGGTGAGCGGCGAGATGCAGATCGTTGACTTCGGCATAAACTACCGGCTCGACGTCGACGCGCTGAGGATGAACGACGCGCACGCCATGTATAAGGTGGAAATGTTCGAGCAGGACTCGCCGACGGTCACCACCCGAAAGCTTGGATCCTTGGTCCCGGCCAAGTGA